From Clostridia bacterium, a single genomic window includes:
- a CDS encoding sugar ABC transporter permease, giving the protein MQVGTGRHRGFFTSARGDSPAKRLLIHVTLILACAVAVYPFLRVVSISLRPGSALLSTDLALIPEGATFNNYRTLIFEKDFTIWLWNSLVVAIATVIIGVLLAATAAYAFSRWKFPGRRQGLVFLLTTQMLPPSMLLLPIYVMVVKLRLFNTYTGMILAYSVGAVPFSIWLLKGYYDTVPRELEEAAMVDGAGPIAAFYRIILPLSTPALAIAGLFSFMTAWSEFMMARVMLQKATMFTWPVGFQKLLDQFSTQWGLFAAASVLVAIPAMLLFLYSSRWLISGLTLGGVKG; this is encoded by the coding sequence ATGCAGGTGGGAACCGGAAGGCATCGGGGTTTCTTCACGAGCGCAAGGGGGGATAGTCCAGCAAAGAGGCTACTGATACATGTTACTCTGATTCTCGCTTGCGCCGTGGCAGTCTACCCCTTCTTGCGCGTGGTCAGCATATCCCTCCGCCCAGGATCGGCCCTGCTCTCCACGGACCTTGCGCTGATACCCGAGGGGGCTACGTTCAACAACTATCGCACCCTCATATTCGAGAAGGACTTCACCATCTGGCTATGGAACAGCCTCGTCGTGGCGATCGCCACTGTGATCATCGGCGTGCTGCTGGCTGCGACTGCAGCCTACGCCTTCTCGAGGTGGAAGTTCCCCGGGAGACGGCAGGGGCTGGTGTTTCTCCTCACCACTCAGATGCTTCCCCCCAGCATGCTGCTGCTGCCCATATACGTGATGGTGGTGAAGCTTCGCCTATTTAACACGTATACCGGCATGATACTGGCATACTCAGTGGGGGCTGTGCCCTTCTCCATATGGCTGCTCAAGGGGTATTACGACACTGTTCCACGGGAGCTTGAGGAGGCGGCTATGGTGGACGGCGCAGGCCCGATCGCGGCCTTCTACCGCATCATCCTGCCGCTTTCCACGCCGGCGCTGGCCATCGCCGGCCTGTTCAGCTTCATGACAGCGTGGAGTGAGTTCATGATGGCCAGAGTCATGTTGCAGAAAGCCACAATGTTCACCTGGCCTGTGGGTTTCCAGAAACTCCTCGATCAGTTCTCCACTCAGTGGGGCCTGTTCGCAGCAGCGTCAGTGCTGGTCGCCATACCTGCTATGCTGCTGTTCTTGTACTCATCTAGGTGGCTGATATCAGGGCTGACCCTCGGCGGAGTGAAAGGATAG
- a CDS encoding LacI family DNA-binding transcriptional regulator: MEEKGRLDTQPDSSEFAISVQRPTIRDIARVAGVSVSTVSHVLNGYSDIGEDTERRVRLIMEGLNYHPSALARRLVKKRSYSLQLLLFAVEGLRHPFFYEVTCGITAEVDKAGYELVLSARESHDRRWRDTLKRCCESNVEGLLVMGALPTPRVLDDVSASGIPAVMIDIPFEGPRATYVTSDNISGAQIATDHLISLGHDRIAFIDGYNLPEERGSLPSISVARRIGYREALRNHGIDYDSGLICHGDYTQDGARFAVRELLAAHPDVTAIFAISDIMAFGAMKAVRDTGRRIPDDVAVVGFDDIEAASYVRPSLSTIKQQGETMGRSAVCELLRLVANSGVAPKETVLPVELVIRESCGASRQP; the protein is encoded by the coding sequence TTGGAGGAAAAGGGGCGCCTCGATACTCAGCCGGACAGCAGCGAGTTCGCCATCTCTGTCCAGCGACCGACAATAAGAGACATCGCCAGGGTTGCAGGCGTGTCTGTCAGTACAGTCTCCCATGTGCTGAACGGATACAGCGACATCGGCGAGGATACCGAACGTCGAGTCCGCCTGATCATGGAAGGCCTCAACTACCACCCTAGTGCGCTAGCCAGACGTCTTGTGAAGAAACGCAGCTACTCTCTGCAATTGCTTCTCTTCGCAGTTGAAGGACTGCGTCACCCTTTCTTCTATGAGGTCACGTGCGGGATAACTGCTGAAGTCGACAAGGCCGGATACGAACTCGTGCTGAGCGCCAGGGAGTCCCACGACCGACGATGGCGCGATACGCTCAAGCGATGCTGCGAGTCCAATGTGGAAGGGCTCCTAGTCATGGGGGCCCTTCCCACTCCGAGAGTTCTCGACGATGTGAGCGCGAGCGGAATCCCCGCTGTCATGATAGACATCCCATTTGAGGGGCCCAGGGCGACCTATGTTACTTCCGACAACATAAGTGGGGCCCAAATTGCCACTGACCACCTGATATCCCTCGGGCATGACCGGATTGCCTTCATCGACGGGTACAACTTGCCGGAGGAGCGCGGCTCGCTGCCTTCGATATCGGTCGCCAGGCGCATCGGATATCGGGAAGCGCTGCGCAACCACGGCATTGACTACGATTCCGGCTTGATCTGCCATGGCGACTACACTCAGGACGGCGCGCGATTCGCTGTCAGAGAGTTGCTCGCAGCTCACCCGGATGTCACTGCCATCTTCGCGATCAGCGACATCATGGCGTTTGGCGCCATGAAGGCAGTTCGCGATACGGGCAGGAGAATCCCAGACGATGTGGCCGTCGTGGGCTTCGATGATATTGAGGCAGCGTCCTATGTTCGTCCTTCGCTATCCACCATAAAGCAGCAAGGAGAGACAATGGGCAGGAGCGCAGTGTGCGAGTTGCTGCGTCTCGTGGCCAATTCTGGCGTTGCGCCCAAGGAGACTGTTCTTCCCGTGGAACTAGTGATTCGGGAATCATGTGGGGCCAGCCGGCAACCGTGA
- a CDS encoding aminotransferase class IV yields the protein MKDVALLNGEIVGMVDARVSILDRANLFGDGLYEVVRCYSGRLYKLDTHIRRLLAAARKLGIRHDHTHEQLTSWANRLADDSGVAEGEMYMQLSRGPAVRTHYFPDPASAQPTIFMTLRPVRPIPPEARTDGTAVITCPDMRHGWCHLKTLNLLANCLAKEKAHRHGAWEGLMLRGLGAAVQGCGPGGVARAPLDVEDFCAGEGELAAASPGDDCPGWVSEGASANLFIVGEGAVATPPVVNILPGVTRGIALELAATAGFEACEKPVSARALLMAQEVFLTSTVGEIMPVVRVDGHSVGEGAPGPITRRLEQMYEERYRAELGL from the coding sequence ATGAAAGATGTGGCTTTGCTGAACGGTGAGATAGTTGGCATGGTGGATGCACGCGTTAGCATACTTGACCGCGCGAATCTGTTCGGCGATGGCCTGTATGAGGTTGTAAGGTGCTATTCCGGGCGCCTATACAAGCTCGACACCCACATTAGGCGGCTTCTGGCCGCAGCGCGGAAGCTTGGAATTCGCCATGATCACACGCACGAGCAGCTGACATCGTGGGCCAACCGGCTCGCTGACGACTCTGGGGTGGCAGAGGGCGAGATGTACATGCAGCTATCCAGGGGACCGGCGGTGCGGACTCACTACTTCCCAGATCCCGCTTCTGCGCAGCCGACGATCTTCATGACCCTGCGCCCGGTTCGCCCCATTCCACCGGAGGCACGGACCGACGGAACGGCGGTGATCACGTGTCCGGACATGCGCCATGGGTGGTGCCATCTGAAGACACTGAACCTCCTCGCAAACTGCCTTGCGAAGGAGAAGGCGCACAGGCACGGGGCGTGGGAGGGATTGATGCTTCGGGGATTGGGGGCCGCCGTGCAAGGATGCGGGCCGGGCGGGGTTGCACGCGCGCCGCTGGATGTGGAGGATTTCTGCGCGGGAGAGGGCGAACTCGCGGCGGCATCGCCGGGAGATGATTGCCCTGGATGGGTGAGTGAGGGGGCTAGCGCAAACCTGTTCATAGTGGGAGAAGGAGCTGTCGCTACACCACCAGTTGTGAACATACTGCCGGGAGTGACCCGAGGGATAGCGCTTGAGCTGGCCGCCACTGCCGGTTTCGAGGCGTGCGAGAAGCCCGTTTCCGCCAGGGCGCTTCTCATGGCCCAAGAGGTGTTCCTCACCAGCACGGTGGGGGAGATCATGCCAGTGGTCAGAGTAGACGGGCATTCAGTAGGCGAAGGAGCGCCGGGGCCGATAACCCGCCGGCTTGAGCAGATGTACGAAGAGCGGTACCGCGCGGAGCTTGGACTGTAA
- a CDS encoding helix-turn-helix domain-containing protein yields the protein MYVTVGELLDAGHLPGACLYAGATGVERQVKSVLAGKIASDLAVRDSLIVLPANEINEGSVFAAADAQAAGILVHTDPEALALKGKRVLEMADSQSLPVILLPEAITDCNVVAALMAENNRRLLALVDCIVRLHGQFVEQASITGADFAVVAGILADQIRRAVAVVGRSEEVLGLAAHDPSVAQEFSQIMSMFQSASRVRDERLSIEVNGHPGQTLETSILSVPMDGRGRETVLFLPVRASGQVYGGIVVWPGDARVSAADAVALNIAVAVGSLEILRDRAAMEIDRSEKHHFIDDLLAGIFDTKAALVRRASSLGWNLDGDFSVITIEVSPLGQRSSLMDDEATSKAWRTEHQDKAVAVVRQVAREVGADVVAVARRDDVVVLMRQPSSTSSKAVKERTLRLAHGITSALNSKGGDAQAVVGVGQFYPDLARLGVSYQEAKKAIALVGSILPGTSVAHFDDLGVYRVISKCGDRSELDKFVREKLGTLIDYDRKHGSQLIETLRMYFDNGSSPGQTAKRLYVHVNTVKHRIMRISEITGMDFGSTDDQLVAYVALKILDYLRA from the coding sequence ATGTATGTTACAGTAGGCGAGCTTCTCGATGCTGGGCATTTGCCCGGCGCATGCCTGTATGCAGGAGCTACAGGCGTGGAAAGACAGGTGAAATCTGTTCTTGCTGGAAAGATCGCATCTGACCTTGCCGTTCGCGATAGTCTTATCGTGCTTCCGGCGAATGAGATCAATGAGGGTAGCGTTTTCGCGGCGGCGGATGCTCAGGCGGCGGGGATTCTGGTGCACACTGACCCCGAGGCGCTTGCCCTGAAAGGCAAGCGTGTTCTGGAGATGGCCGACTCTCAGTCGCTTCCTGTCATACTGCTTCCAGAGGCTATAACTGACTGCAATGTCGTGGCTGCTTTGATGGCCGAGAACAACAGGCGCTTGTTGGCCCTGGTGGACTGCATAGTGCGCCTGCACGGGCAGTTTGTGGAGCAGGCCTCAATTACTGGCGCGGACTTCGCTGTTGTGGCAGGCATCCTGGCTGATCAGATACGAAGAGCAGTGGCGGTTGTGGGCAGAAGCGAGGAAGTGCTGGGCCTGGCAGCTCACGATCCATCGGTGGCTCAGGAGTTCTCCCAGATCATGTCGATGTTCCAGTCTGCTTCGCGCGTACGCGATGAGAGGCTGAGCATTGAGGTCAACGGCCATCCTGGTCAGACCCTGGAGACTTCTATCCTCAGCGTCCCGATGGATGGCAGGGGCCGGGAGACTGTCCTGTTTCTGCCCGTAAGGGCCAGCGGCCAGGTGTATGGCGGCATAGTTGTGTGGCCTGGAGATGCCAGGGTATCGGCTGCCGATGCTGTCGCTCTGAACATCGCTGTCGCAGTGGGATCATTGGAGATACTGCGGGACCGAGCGGCGATGGAGATCGACAGGAGTGAGAAACACCATTTCATCGACGACCTGTTGGCGGGGATCTTTGATACGAAGGCCGCACTTGTTAGGCGAGCATCATCTCTCGGATGGAATCTCGATGGGGATTTCTCGGTGATCACTATCGAGGTGAGCCCGCTGGGCCAGAGATCCTCGCTGATGGATGACGAGGCGACCTCCAAGGCTTGGAGAACGGAGCATCAGGATAAGGCGGTTGCTGTAGTTCGACAGGTTGCTCGAGAGGTCGGCGCCGACGTGGTGGCCGTGGCGAGGCGCGACGATGTGGTCGTCCTCATGAGGCAGCCTTCTTCCACAAGTTCCAAGGCCGTGAAGGAGAGGACGCTTCGGCTTGCCCATGGAATCACATCAGCCCTCAACTCCAAGGGTGGAGACGCTCAGGCAGTCGTCGGCGTAGGCCAATTCTACCCGGATCTCGCACGGCTCGGTGTGAGTTACCAGGAGGCCAAGAAGGCCATTGCGCTTGTGGGATCGATACTCCCAGGCACTTCCGTGGCTCACTTCGACGACCTGGGGGTCTACCGGGTGATCAGCAAGTGCGGCGACCGATCTGAGCTGGACAAGTTCGTGCGTGAGAAGCTTGGAACCCTCATCGACTACGACCGAAAGCACGGCTCGCAACTGATTGAGACTCTGCGGATGTACTTCGACAACGGCTCTTCTCCCGGGCAGACGGCGAAGAGACTGTATGTTCACGTGAACACGGTTAAGCATCGCATCATGAGGATCTCCGAGATCACTGGAATGGACTTCGGATCAACCGATGATCAGCTCGTTGCGTACGTGGCTCTGAAGATCCTCGATTACTTGCGGGCATAG
- a CDS encoding sugar ABC transporter permease, translating to MIPLTWDIVSHGLAESGRFLAIAVTGVVILEGLAYIVLHRLLKYKYALPAMLIIPAFVAVMALIIYPFGFNMYLAFSNMSMYRFKEFSVGLSYGLQNFLDVFRHPVLQNVTFFQLLWRTVCWTTVNVFFHVLGGLFLAILLNRPMRGKAVYRTLLVVPWAIPQVIAALAWKGEFHYQYGFANIMLQRLGLAPIRWLSDPRWAFIAVILVNIWLGIPFMMVIILGGLQSISSEYYDAAQIDGASGWQQFRSVTMPLLQPVLTPAVILGIVWTFNNFNVIYLITKGGPMEGTDILVTSLYKAVFEFYRYGFGAAYAAVIFIILLVFAAIYLRVTGGFKGAWE from the coding sequence GTGATCCCACTGACCTGGGACATCGTGTCCCACGGGCTTGCGGAAAGCGGACGGTTTCTCGCAATTGCGGTGACTGGAGTCGTGATTCTGGAAGGACTTGCGTACATCGTACTCCACCGGCTGCTCAAGTACAAGTACGCGTTGCCGGCTATGCTGATCATTCCGGCATTCGTTGCCGTAATGGCGCTGATCATCTATCCGTTCGGGTTCAATATGTACCTTGCATTCAGCAACATGAGCATGTACAGGTTCAAGGAATTCTCGGTCGGTCTTTCGTATGGTCTGCAGAACTTTCTGGATGTATTCAGGCATCCGGTGCTCCAAAACGTCACCTTCTTCCAGTTACTGTGGAGGACTGTCTGCTGGACGACAGTGAACGTGTTCTTCCACGTGCTGGGCGGCCTATTCCTAGCGATCCTACTGAACCGTCCCATGCGCGGCAAGGCCGTTTACCGAACCCTGCTGGTCGTTCCGTGGGCCATCCCGCAGGTCATCGCCGCTCTCGCGTGGAAAGGCGAGTTCCATTATCAATACGGATTTGCGAACATAATGCTGCAGCGGCTTGGCCTTGCACCGATCAGGTGGCTTTCCGACCCAAGGTGGGCGTTCATCGCCGTCATACTCGTGAACATATGGCTTGGAATTCCGTTCATGATGGTGATCATACTCGGCGGACTCCAGAGCATTTCGTCGGAGTACTATGATGCCGCTCAGATCGACGGAGCATCCGGCTGGCAGCAGTTCAGATCGGTTACCATGCCGCTGCTGCAACCAGTCCTAACGCCTGCGGTGATACTGGGGATAGTGTGGACGTTCAACAACTTCAATGTCATATACCTGATAACCAAGGGCGGCCCAATGGAAGGGACTGATATCCTGGTGACATCGCTATACAAGGCAGTCTTTGAGTTCTATCGTTACGGATTCGGAGCTGCATACGCTGCGGTGATCTTCATCATCCTGCTGGTATTCGCCGCGATATACCTGAGGGTGACCGGGGGATTCAAGGGAGCGTGGGAGTGA
- a CDS encoding pyruvate carboxylase subunit B, producing MSTSVRVPTTKDGARVGITDTTFRDAHQSLFATRMRTEHMLELAAYLDRVGFYSMEVWGGATFDTCLRYLDEDPWERLRLLRSAIVNTPLQMLLRGQNLVGYRPYADDVVDAFVYKMVELGIDIVRIFDALNDPRNIERSAEAVKKAGAHFQGAISYTVSPVHTIDGYVHYSKQLKDMGADSICVKDMAGILTPYAAEEVVSRLVAEVGLPVQIHSHYTSGMASMAYMKSIEAGATVVDCATSTVALGSSQPPSESLIVALAGSKYDTNLNVRMIRPAAAILRGIIESTPEYSNLIAPLRVDAEVLTYQVPGGMISNLRAQLKQMKCESRIDEILAEVPNVRKDMGYPPLVTPMSQIVGTQATLNVISGERYKQIPNEVKSYIAGDYGRPAAIIDPALRRKAIGDQVPKTGRPGDGLEPGMPAAREAVAKYKGAEEDAIAYAVFPKETDKFLAAKASRG from the coding sequence ATGAGTACTTCAGTAAGAGTTCCCACAACGAAGGATGGCGCGAGGGTCGGGATCACCGATACGACCTTCCGCGATGCTCACCAATCGCTGTTCGCGACCAGGATGCGGACCGAGCACATGCTCGAATTGGCGGCCTACCTCGACCGAGTGGGGTTCTACTCCATGGAGGTCTGGGGCGGGGCCACTTTCGATACCTGCCTTCGCTACCTCGACGAGGATCCCTGGGAGAGGCTGCGCCTCCTCCGGAGTGCGATCGTCAACACTCCGCTCCAGATGCTCCTGCGTGGGCAGAATCTGGTTGGGTATCGCCCGTACGCCGATGATGTGGTCGACGCATTCGTGTACAAGATGGTTGAGCTCGGGATCGACATCGTCAGGATCTTCGACGCACTGAACGACCCTAGGAACATCGAGCGCTCAGCAGAAGCCGTAAAGAAGGCTGGCGCCCACTTCCAGGGCGCCATCTCCTATACAGTGAGCCCGGTTCACACCATCGACGGGTACGTGCACTACTCCAAGCAGCTCAAAGATATGGGCGCCGACTCGATCTGCGTCAAGGACATGGCTGGAATCCTCACGCCTTATGCCGCCGAGGAGGTCGTGAGCAGGCTCGTGGCAGAGGTTGGCCTCCCGGTGCAGATCCACTCCCACTACACGTCGGGCATGGCTTCGATGGCATACATGAAGAGCATTGAGGCAGGCGCCACCGTAGTGGATTGCGCCACGTCCACCGTGGCCCTCGGCTCTTCGCAGCCTCCCTCGGAGTCACTCATTGTGGCTCTGGCAGGCTCCAAGTACGACACCAACTTGAACGTCAGGATGATACGGCCCGCAGCAGCCATCCTCCGCGGCATAATCGAGTCCACACCTGAGTATAGCAACCTAATCGCACCGCTTCGCGTGGATGCAGAAGTCCTCACCTACCAGGTGCCAGGAGGCATGATCTCAAACCTTCGCGCCCAGCTCAAACAGATGAAATGCGAAAGCAGAATTGACGAAATCCTCGCCGAAGTCCCGAACGTACGAAAGGACATGGGCTACCCCCCTCTGGTCACACCCATGAGTCAGATCGTCGGAACCCAGGCTACTCTCAACGTAATATCGGGCGAGCGCTACAAGCAGATACCTAACGAGGTCAAGAGCTACATCGCGGGAGATTACGGCAGACCAGCTGCGATCATCGATCCTGCACTCAGAAGGAAAGCCATCGGCGACCAGGTTCCCAAGACCGGTCGGCCGGGGGACGGGCTTGAGCCAGGGATGCCCGCGGCGCGCGAGGCAGTAGCGAAGTACAAAGGCGCCGAAGAGGATGCAATCGCCTATGCAGTCTTCCCCAAGGAAACAGATAAGTTCCTGGCCGCCAAGGCCTCCCGGGGATAG
- a CDS encoding extracellular solute-binding protein — translation MKRAIASSLLVLLLLVLIVPVGYAAEKKITFTIWTKESEAQGVLQEIVKLASDFAKSRPGLTFEVINYGVEDLRQNFQSAAFAGTGPDLLWTVSDHAGPFVAMKIIKPVDDLFGKDYLGGFARPGLEAVELDGKTWGVPISVGNHLMLMYNKKLIKTPPQNTDELIKIGKELTRDLNKDGKPDQYGLVYNLNEPFFFAPWLGGFGGWPLDGTKPTLGTQAMVDALQFVHDLKYVHKIVPLECDYDGADALFKEGKAAMLINGDWALAGYQTDEVKKKVDFAVARIPMVAKTGRWPSPMTSGIYFMLPEYLSGEKLEIAKEFVKYCTSSEVQLMFTKKYKRLPALASALNSPLVSADPILKGSADQMVVGKPMPTVSEMRAAWDAMRPNQEAVMADKMSAKDAATAMQNACEKLIREMAK, via the coding sequence ATGAAAAGAGCGATTGCTTCTTCATTGCTGGTTCTCCTGTTGCTTGTGCTGATCGTACCTGTGGGCTATGCGGCTGAGAAGAAGATCACCTTCACTATCTGGACCAAGGAGAGCGAGGCACAAGGCGTTCTGCAGGAAATCGTGAAACTCGCGAGCGATTTCGCCAAGTCGCGTCCTGGGCTCACTTTCGAAGTGATCAACTACGGCGTCGAGGATCTCCGACAGAACTTCCAATCGGCGGCGTTCGCCGGAACAGGCCCTGACCTTCTATGGACTGTGTCCGACCATGCGGGTCCGTTCGTCGCTATGAAGATCATCAAGCCCGTCGACGACCTTTTCGGGAAGGACTACCTTGGTGGTTTCGCCAGGCCGGGCCTTGAGGCGGTGGAGCTTGATGGCAAGACTTGGGGTGTCCCGATCAGCGTTGGGAACCACCTGATGCTGATGTACAACAAGAAGCTAATCAAGACCCCTCCCCAGAACACTGACGAACTCATCAAGATTGGCAAGGAACTCACTCGCGACCTCAACAAGGACGGCAAGCCCGATCAGTACGGCCTGGTCTACAACCTGAACGAGCCGTTCTTCTTCGCGCCCTGGCTCGGCGGGTTCGGGGGATGGCCACTCGACGGCACGAAGCCAACTCTGGGCACACAGGCGATGGTCGATGCCCTGCAGTTCGTGCACGATCTGAAGTACGTTCACAAGATAGTCCCACTTGAGTGCGACTATGATGGCGCCGATGCCCTGTTCAAGGAGGGCAAGGCCGCCATGCTGATCAATGGGGACTGGGCGCTCGCAGGCTACCAGACTGACGAAGTCAAGAAGAAGGTAGACTTCGCCGTGGCCCGCATCCCGATGGTCGCCAAGACTGGCCGCTGGCCTTCGCCGATGACTTCAGGCATATACTTCATGCTGCCCGAGTACCTGTCAGGTGAGAAGCTGGAGATCGCGAAGGAGTTCGTGAAGTACTGCACATCGTCTGAGGTGCAGCTCATGTTCACCAAGAAGTACAAGCGCCTGCCTGCGCTGGCTTCTGCCCTCAACAGCCCACTGGTCTCCGCTGATCCGATTCTCAAAGGATCCGCAGACCAGATGGTGGTCGGAAAGCCGATGCCTACAGTCTCCGAGATGAGAGCGGCCTGGGACGCCATGCGGCCTAACCAGGAGGCAGTCATGGCGGACAAGATGTCTGCCAAGGACGCCGCAACTGCCATGCAGAACGCATGCGAGAAACTCATTCGGGAGATGGCCAAGTAA
- the pyrR gene encoding bifunctional pyr operon transcriptional regulator/uracil phosphoribosyltransferase PyrR, with protein sequence MQLRDKNQIMDSMAMKRALTRIAHEIIEASKGVHGVALVGIRRRGGPLATRLADEIEYIEGQRVPVGILDITLYRDDLTTLANQPMVHRTEVPFDINGKTIVLVDDVIYTGRTVRAGLDALIDLGRPKRIQLAVLIDRGHRELPIKPDFVGKNVPTSLEEVVSVSVTEIDGDDKVVIQELIPEN encoded by the coding sequence GTGCAACTCCGCGACAAGAACCAGATCATGGACAGTATGGCCATGAAACGCGCGCTCACTCGAATTGCCCACGAGATAATTGAGGCAAGCAAGGGAGTGCATGGTGTGGCGCTGGTGGGCATCAGGCGGCGGGGCGGACCCTTGGCGACACGCCTTGCCGACGAGATCGAGTACATCGAGGGCCAGCGCGTTCCCGTAGGCATACTCGACATCACTCTCTACAGAGACGACCTGACCACCCTGGCAAACCAGCCCATGGTTCACCGAACCGAGGTGCCGTTCGATATCAACGGCAAGACCATTGTCCTCGTGGACGACGTGATATACACGGGTAGAACGGTCCGGGCTGGGCTCGATGCCCTAATCGACCTGGGCAGGCCCAAGCGCATCCAGCTAGCCGTGCTCATCGACCGGGGTCATCGCGAGCTTCCCATCAAGCCGGATTTCGTGGGCAAGAACGTCCCAACCTCACTAGAAGAGGTAGTGTCGGTGTCGGTTACGGAAATCGACGGCGATGACAAAGTGGTTATACAGGAACTCATCCCAGAGAACTAA